The Deinococcus sedimenti genomic sequence GCGGCGGCTGGGCGCACTGACGTACCTGAACGTGACGGACAACGCCCTCACGCACCTGCCGGACTGGCTGGGCGAACTGCGCTCGCTGACGGAACTACGGCTGTACGGCAACCCGCTGGAAGCCCTGCCCGACAGCGTAGGGGCGCTGGAATCACTGCGGGAACTGCACGTCATGAACGCCCGCCTGTCCGCGCTGCCCGCCAGCCTGGGCGGGTGCGGGGCGTTGGAGGTGCTGGACCTGCAGGGCAACGCGTTGACGGCGCTGCCGGACTCGCTGGGGCACCTCTCCCGCCTGACGACCCTGAACCTGCGCTTCAACGCGCTGACGCACCTCCCGGGCACGCTGGGCGACCTGAGTGCGCTGCATACACTCGACCTGCGCGCCAACGGGCTGACCACCCTCCCGGAGGAACTGGCGGACCTGCCGGGACTGCGGAAACTCGACCTGCGCTGGAACCGCATCGAACGCCTACCGGACGCCTTCGACGCGCTGATCGCGCGGGGCGGTCAGGTGTACCTGTAGCGCCGGTGACTGGGAATGCCGTCTGTGCCGTGGACAGCTTGGAACACCAACAGTCGGCCCCCTCCACGCCCTAATCCCGACGCGCTCCACAGCGCGCCTGCCCGGATTTGTTATTCGTGCAGACCCGCCGAGCGCGGAGCATGTGGGTAAGAGCAGAGCGGAGGCTCGCTGGAAAGACGCGCGATCAGCGCACGACCGATTGACGACCAGGGCAGACGTCATCAGGAACAGGCGGCGCACGGTGAGCGCTGTTGCCGTGTAGAGCTCGACCGCCGAGCGGCGCGAGTGCATGGTCCCGAGCAGGACATACAAGAGGGCGTCCGGATACATCAACTCCTGACGCCGCACGTTGGGAAACTGCGCTAGAAACGGTCAATGATCAGGCGCTGCCATTTGGTGTCCTGCTTGACCAGTTCGGCTCCGTAACTCGTCATTCCGGCGTAGTCAGTGCCGTACAGCTGCACTTCCGGGCGGGTGCTCTTAAACCAGATGGCGTCGTACCGCACGCCTTCCGGCAGTCGGTAACTCTGCAGGTGCTTCAGGCGGAAGCCCTGGTTCCACAGTTGATCGTATTTCTTGCGGTAGTCCTCGTAAGTCCAGCCCTGCACCCAGGTCTGATCCGTTTTGGCCGGTTTCCAGACGGCGTTGTACTTCAGGCCTTGTGGCGTCATGAAGGCCTGCATCAGGCTGAGCTGGAGGCCCTGCGCGCGCAGTTTGCTGTCCTGATTGCTGATCTCCTGCGGACTGACCTCGTACAGTTGCACTTCAGCCCCGCCGGTCTGTTCCCAGACCGCGTTGTACAGGCGCGGCCCACTGGCACTTGAGTAAGTGTTCAGCACTTTCAGGCGCCAGCCAGCGGCCCAGAGGCCGTCGTACATGGAGCGGTACGCCTGATACGGTTTGTCGAAGGTGGTCATCTGTTTGGGTTGACCTCCTTCCCATACGGCGTTGACGCGGACGTCACTTCCGTCTCGTGACATCTGCAGGTGGGTCAGTCCCATGCCCGCGTTGACCTTATCGTTGTGCGTGGACAGGAATTTCTCCTTGGTGATCGACGCCGCCGAGTAGCTGGGCTGGCCGTTGCCTTTGACCCACACCGCGTTGTACTTCCATGGTTTTTCCGTTGGCGCTGGGGTGGCCACCTGAACCGGTATCCGCTGCACGTTGATCAGCGTGCGGTAGTTCCAGGTGCTGAAGCCGATGCCGTCTTCCCAGAAGTGAAAGTCCAGATTCTCCTGCGCAGGCCCTTTCGGGGAGATGTTGAAGTTGTATGTGCCCAGCAGGTCGTCCGCGTCCTTGCCTGCAACCCAGCTGAAGGCCTTGTAGCCGTAATCTAGGACGGCACCCGCAGCTGCCGCGATGGGATTACTGGATGACTGCAAGGCTTTCCCGCCTTTTTCAGCCAGCTGATCAAGCCATTTGGGTCGCTGCGCCCAGTCCTTGGCGAAGTCCTCATCGTATGCGCGCAGGGAGCCGATCAGCGGCTGGTTGTCATCCACGATGCCGTCGTACAAGACGTTCGGATTGCCCCATGGAAGTTTTTCATCATCGTTGATTCGGACGGGCGTCGTGATCATGGCCTGCGCGGTCTCTTTCGTCCCGGCAGACAGGAAGGACACGGCGTAGAGCGAATCTGCTCCTGAGGCGTCCTCTGTGTTGCCGCAGTGGACCGGGGTCAGGGTGACCACGATTCTGACTCTCCCGGCTTCCGACCACGACCCGGCCAGACAGGCACCCGCCGCTAACGTGAACATCGCTTTTCTGAACATGTAACGCCTCCTGACAGCGAGGGAGCAGCCCTGCGCTGATGGCATTACCGTAGAAAGCGAGGCGTATCAGAGCCGTTTCAGTTGGAGATCCACCCAGCAGTCCCCTTCACTTGCACAGGTCGGCCGTGCAGATCTCGACTTCGGCGGAGTCGCGGCCCGGCTGGACGACGAGTTTCAGGGTGAGCTGGCCGTTCTCGTAGGCGTAGCTGTCGCCGTTGGTGGTGGGCAGGGCGCTGAGGGTGACTTTCTTGAGGAGGTTGCGGTTGTCGATCCACCAGTCGCGGTAGATGCGGGGCTCCGCAGCGGCGGGGAGGGTGACGGTGAGGGTGTCGCCGGGCTGGCGGTGTTCGATGCCGAGGCGCAGGTGGGGGCTGGCGGCGCTGGGCGTGAGGGTGTAGGCGTGCCCCAGGCGGGTGCTGGTGCTGAAGTTGGTGGAGTTGCTGGGCGTGCCGTTCAGTTGAAGCGTGCCGTGCGGGCCGGTCACGTTCACGGGCGCGAGTTTGCCGCCCGTGGTGTCCTGGAGCCACAGGCGGGCGTACGTGCCGGTGCAGGTGCTGGCGTTCCAGGTGGGGTTGGGGGTGCAGTCGGGCGCGCCTTTCAGGAGGGGGCTGGCGGTGACGGTGGTGCCTGCCTTGCCGGTGGTGGTGCCGTCGGTGTCGAGGAACGTGGCGGCCTTGTCGCCGTCCTTGTCGGGTTCGGGGGTAGGGAAGTACGCGCGGGTGCTGGTGTCGGCCCAGCGGAGGTTCAGGGCGTTGTTGGTGGGGATGAGGGCGAAGGCGTTTTTGGTCTGGTACCCGAGGCCGCTGGCCTGCCGGGTGGCGTCGGGCGTGAATCCGGCGAGGGTGGCGCCGTCGATGGTGACGTGCCCGTCGTAGAACTGGAAGCCACGGATGGGGAACGAGGCGTCCCAGGGGCGCGGGAGGGCGCGGCCGCCGGTGCCGGTGGGTTCCCAGGCGTCCGGCTGGCCGAGGTTGGGCGTCTCGCCGATCAGGATGCCGCCCCTCAGGGTGCTGTCGTCGCTGGCGAAGGTGGCGCCGACGCCGTTGTCGGCGAGGGTGGCGTTCAGCAGGACGTGGTTCCGGCCACGCAGCCACACACCGTGGTCGCGGTTCTTGTACGCGGTGAAGGTGCTCAGGGTGGCGGTGACGGGCGCGCTTTTGGGGTCGCTGGGCGTGGTGACGGGGTGGTAGGAGGTGACCTCGGTGGTGCCGTCGGGTTTCGGGCCGCCATCGAGGTTCAGGCCGCGGTCGGTGCCGTGCGCGACGTTGCCGCTGAAGTCGCCCAGGGGGGTGCGGCGGGGCCAGAGGTCGGTCCTGGCGGCGGCGAGGCCGGTGGGGTGTTCGGGGAACGCGAGCCAGAAGCCGGTGCCGTCCACCCCGGCGGCGACGTTGTTCCTGACGGTGTTGGCGGGGTGGGTGATCCAGTACGCGGCGGGGCGTTTGTCGCTGCCCAGCAGGGGCGTCTGGCCGAGCTTGCTGTCGGGCGCCCTGACGCGCGTGACGAGGTTCCCGCTGAGGGTATTGCCGGTCTCGTCACCGTCTTCCAGGAAGACGCAGTGGCCGATATTGTCGTACGTGACGTTGTCCTGCACGCGCAGCCCCGAGGTGCCGTGCACGACGACGCAGCGGTTGAAGGCGGCGTGGACGCTGCTGCCGCGCAGGTACGAGGTCGGGGCGCTGCCCAGCTGGTGGAAGTGCACAGGGTAGCGGCGCAGGGTGTTCAGCTGCCCCACGCGGGTGAATTCCGCGCCCTCGATGCGGGCGGTGCTGGTGCCCATGATCATGACGTGCGCGCCCACGCCGGTCTGCGCAGCGTCGTCCGTGGCGGCCACGACGACGTTGCGGGTCAGGAGGCCCACCTCGGCCCGTTCGTTCACGCTGAGGCCCGCGACGGTGATCGGGTCGCCCCAGTGCGTGTATTTCAGGGGTGCGGCCAGGGTGACGGTGCTGCCGCTGACGCGCTGCACGGTGACCTGCTCGGTCTGGTTCGCGTTGAAGTCCGTGCTGGTCAGGGTGAGGTTGTCGCCGGGCTGCCAGTCGGGCGCGCGGTCCAGCGCCAGGGTGCTGCTGCCCTTGCGGGCGGTGGCGTTCAGGCGCGTCCAGGCGAGGCGGGGCTGCCCGTGGAGTTCCAGGGTGCCGTCCATGACGCCCAGCACGCGGTCGCCCATGCCCATGACGTCCTCACCGGGGGCCTTGTTCGTCAGGAGGATCTCGGCGTGGTGCGTGAAGGGTTTCGCCTCGCTGCCGATGCGGAGTTCGCCGTGCACCATGACCCACTCGGCACGCAGGGTGCGGTCGGCCGTGTCGTCGAATTCCAGGGCGCTGCCTGCGGGGATGGTCAGGCCGCCCAGGTCCGGCGGGGTGGTGTCCAGCAGCACGCGTTTCCCGGCGGGGAGGGTGACCTTCTGCCCGGCGGCGGGCAGCGTGCCGCCCCAGGTGGCGGGATCGCTCCACTTCACGCTGAGGAGCGTGGGGGCCGGTGTAGGTGCCGGGGTCGGTGCGGGTGTGGGGCTGGGTGTCGGGGTGGGGGTGCCGCTGCCGCCCGACCCTGAGCCGCAGGCGGTCAGGAACGCGGTGATGAGCAGAACGGTGGCAGGGCGGCGGGCGGGCATGAAGGAATGATAAACGCACGGTCAGCACCGGGGCGTGAAGGACTTCGCACCCCTCCCCCATCCTGCCCGCACCGGCATCAGCACCGTCAGGGACAGCGTTCCCAGTCGAAGCACTGCGCGAAGTGGTGCGAGGTCACGACTGCCTGAACCTCGCACACCCACTTACTCATAGTTTTCATAATAGATTTCTGGATTATGAGTTAAGCAAGAGGTTGCACCATAGGAGGCACCCCATGACCACTCCCCTGAACGACCACAACATCATCCTCGACACCGACAGCTACAAGAGCAGCCACTTCCTGCAGTACCCGAAAGGCACCACCCGCCTCTTCAGCTATCTGGAAAGTCGCGGCGGCAAGTACCCGCAGACGCGCTTCTTCGGCCTGCAGTACATCCTCGACCGCTACCTGACCACCCGCGTCACCGCCGAGATGGTCGAGGAAGCCCGCGCGCTGATCGAGGCGCACGGCGAACCCTTCCCCTACGAAGGCTGGATGCGCGTCGTGAACGTCCACGGCGGCCGCCTCCCCCTGGAAGTCCGCGCCGTGCCGGAAGGCACGCTGGTGCCCATCCACAACGTCCTGCTGAGCTGCACGAACACCGACCCCGAGCTGCCGTGGCTGGTCGGCTGGTTCGAGACGATGCTGATGCGCGTCTGGTACCCCACCACCGTCGCCACGCAGAGCTGGCACATCCGCGAGATCATCCGCGCCGCCCTCGAAAAAACCAGCGACCGCCCGGCCGAGGAACTCCCGTTCAAACTGCACGACTTCGGGTCCAGGGGCGTCAGCAGCCGCGAAAGCGCAGGCATCGGCGGCCTCGCGCACCTCATCAACTTCCAGGGCAGCGACACCCTCGAAGCCCTGCGCGTCGCCCGGAACCACTACGACGCCGACATCGCCGCCTTCAGCATCCCCGCCGCCGAGCACAGCACCATCACGTCCTGGGGCAAGGCGCACGAGGTCGACGCGTACCGCAACATGATCACGCAGTTCAGCCGCCCCGGCAGCATCTACGCCGTCGTCAGCGACAGCTACGACCTCAAGAACGCCATCAACACCCTCTGGGGCGAGGAACTCAAAGCCGAAGTCATCGCCTCGGGCGGTACCCTGGTCGTCCGGCCCGACAGCGGCGAACCGCCCGCCATGGTCCGCCTCGCCGTGAACGCCCTGGCCGCCAAGTACGGCACGACCACCAACAGCAAGGGCTACAAGGTCCTGAACCACGTGCGCGTCATCCAGGGCGACGGCATCGACGAGGACACCATCCGCCAGATCCTCGGGAATCTCGACGTGGACGGCTACAGCGCCGAAAACGTGAGCTTCGGCATGGGCGGAGCCCTGTTGCAGAAAGTCGACCGCGACACCCAACGCTTCGCGTACAAGGCCAGCGCAGGCCAGATCGACGGCGCGTACCGCGGCATCTACAAAGACCCCGTCACCGACCCCGGCAAACGCAGCAAGGACGGCGTCCTCGACCTCGTGCAGGAAGGCGGCCGCATGGTCACCAAGGCGTACAGGACCTTCGACACCGACTTCCCCGGCAGCCTCATGCGCACCGTGTACAAAGACGGCGAACTGATCGTCCGCGACACGTTGGACACGATCCGGGGGCGCGGCTAAGCCATGAATCTCACAGGCGTCCGCTTCGACCTCCGGGATCGCCACCCGGCGGTCGTGGACGCCTGGGCGGCGCATTTCGCGGGTGTGGATCAGGTGCGCGTGCAGGTTGGGGACATCTTTCAGGATGAGGCGGACGCGCTGGTCAGCCCCGCGAACAGTTTCGGGTTCATGGACGGCGGGATCGATCTGGCGTTCAGTGAGCAGTTCGGGTGGGACCTGCAGGCACGCGTGCAGGAGCGCATCCGCCGGGACTATCACGGGGAGTTGCTGGTCGGGCAGGCGCTTATCGTGCCGACGCTGGACGCGGTGTGGCCGCACCTGATCTGCGCGCCGACCATGCGCGTCCCGGCAGACGTGTCCGGCACGCCGAATGCGTTCCTGGCGTTCCGGGCGGCGCTGCTGGCAGTGCAGGCGCACAACGCGTCGGGCGGGTCGCCCATCCGGCGGGTGGCGTGTCCGGGGCTGGGCACCGCGATTGGCCGCATAGCGCCGGACGTGTGCGCCCGGCAGATGCGCGCCGCGTTCGACGCGGTGGTGCTGGGCCGCACGCCGGAGCTGCCCACGTTGCAGGACGCGAAGCTCTGGCACGTGCGGCTGACCCGCGCGGATCTGTGAACGGCAGCAGCCCCCGGCCAACGCTGGGGGCTGCTGTTCCGTTTACTCGTCGTCCTCTTCGGGGAGGTCGGTGTCTGTGGTGTCGGGGGCGGGTGGGGCGTTGCGGTTCTTGCCGATCTCGCGGACGCGGCCACCGAAGCGGTTGCGGATGTCCTCGTAGACGGGGTGGGCGCGGATGTCGCCGGGCCGTCCGGGGGTCGCCCTGGCGTCCTGTGGGGGGGCTTTCGCTTCCTGCGGGGCGGGCGTGGGGGCCAGGGTGGGTTTCGGGGCGGGCCGGGGCACGCTGAGGTCCGCGAAGGGCATGTCCTCCTCGGGTGGCAGGTCGCCGAGCAGGTCGGGGCCGCCGAAGGCGTTCCAGTCGGGTTCCTCGGTGATGACCTCGCCCAGGTAGAGGTTCCGTTCGCTGCGGGGGGGCGGCCCGGCGTCACGGGGGGTGCTGGCGGGCTGCGCGGCGGGCGTGTCGTCCCACGGGCCGGATTCGAGGTCGGCCAGTGGGGCGGGCGCGGCGTCGTCCGGGCTGGCGGGGGGCACGCGCCGTTCGGGGAGGGGTGGGGGGAGCGTGGCGACGCTGGCGCGCGGGGGCGGGGCGGCCTGGGTCTGCGGGGTGGCCTGCGGCGGCTGCGCCTGCATGGGCTGGACCTGAGTGGATTGCGCTTGGCTGGCCTGGGCCTGTGGCGGGTCGATGGGCGCGAAGTCCGGGCCGCGCGTGCTCGTGGGGCGGCGGGGGGCGCTGCGGGTCGGGTCGAACGGCGCGACGTCCGGCACGGCCCCGTGGTCCGGCGCAGGCTCGCGGACGGGAGGAGCGGCGCGGGCCGGGGCTGGGGCGGGTGGGGTGGGGTCGGGCGTGGGTGCCGGGGTGCTGCCCGCCTGTCCCCCACCGGATTGACCTCCGCCGAGGTTCACGCGGCGACCCCCCTCCGGTGCGATCAGTTCGAACGTGACCGGCCCGAAGACCGTCAGGACGATCTTGGCGATGTCGTCGAATTTTGCGGCGACCTGTTTGGCGTGGAAGGCGTTGCGGTCGTCGTACCCGAGGCTGACGTAGCCGGGTTCGGCGTGCTGCCGGGCGGGTTTCAGGAACGCGCGCAGCTGCATGCTGGCCTGTCGGGTCACGTCCGCCCAGCTGCCCCCCGTCGGGGCGGGGACGGGCTGGGTGGGGTCGGGACTGGCGGCGCGCGGGCCGGGGCCTGCGCCGCCGGGCGCGGGGGTGGGCGCGCGGCGGGCCTCCCCCACCGGGCCGGATTGCGCGGCGGGTGGGTTGGCGCGCAGCGTGGCGAGTTCCTTCTCCAGGCGGTTCAGGCGCTGCGCGAGGTCAGCCGGGAGGGCGCCCCCCGCGCCCGCGCTGGCCGGGGCGCTGCTGCCGGTCACGCTGTCGGCGGCGAGCAGGGCGTGCGTCAGGGCCAGTTCGAGGCTCTGCTGGTCGGCCGCGCGGGCAAAGCGGGATTCCTGCTCGTCCAGCGCCGCCTGGAGTTTCAGCAGGCGGGGAATGTCCGCGCCGTCCAAGCGGCCCTCGGGGTTCAGGCCCAGTTCGGCGTGCAGGGCCGCGCCCAGCGCCGCGACGAGCCCCTCGACGACCGTGCGGGCCGCGAAGCCGTCGCGGTACAGGTGCCCCGCGCCACTCAGGGCGGCGCCCGCGTCGCCACTCACCAGGGCGGCGGCGATGCCGCGCACACGCTCGCCGGGCGGGAGACCCAGCGCCTCCTCCACACCCGCGCGGGTCACGGCCGTTCCGGCGGCCAGCATGCGTTCCAGCAGGCTCTCGCCGTCACGCATCGCCCCGTCGGCCAGTCGCCCGATGAGTTGCAGCGCGTCGCCCTCGGCGCGGACGCCCTCGCGCTGGGCGAGTCCGGCGAGTTTCCCGGCGATCTCCTCCGGGGTCAGGCGGCGGAAACGGTAGTGCTGGCAGCGGGAGAGGATCGTGGGGATGATCTTCTCCGGTTCGGTGGTCGCCAGGATGAAGATGACGTGACCGGGTGGCTCCTCCAGCGTCTTGAGGAGCGCGTTGAACGCCGCGCGGCTCATCATGTGCGCCTCGTCCAGGATGTAGATCTTCTTCCCGCCGCGCATGGCCGCCAGACCGACCTTCTCGCGCAGGTCACGGACGTCGTCGACGCTGTTGTTGCTGGCCGCGTCGATCTCCATGACGTCCGGGTGCGACCCGGCGCGGACACTCAGGCACGACTCGCACTCCCCGCAGGGTTTCGGCAGGGGGCCGGTGCAGTTGGCGGTCATGGCGATCAGGCGGGCGGTGGTGGTCTTCCCCACCCCGCGCGGCCCGCTGAACAGGTACGCGTGCCCGACGCGCCCCTGCTCCAGCGCGGCCTTCAGGACGTCCTTGACGTGCTCCTGCCCGACCACGTCCTCCCACCGGACCGGGCGGGCCCGCTGGTAGATGGCACTCACGCGCTCCTCCGTCCGGCGCGGCGCAGGAGCGGCTCGAACGCTGAACCACGCGGCCTCTCGCCGCTCAACCCGACCTCATCCCTGCACGCACGCCGCTTCACCTCACCATTCTAGAGCCCACGGGAAGCGGGGCGCAGTGACGGGGGGAGGAGTTGATGGTTGATGGTCGAAGGTTGATGGAGGGACGGCCGTTTCCATCAACCATCACCTTTCAACCATCACCCCTTCCGCAGTGGGAGGTAGCGGGGTTCCCAGGCGCGGTCGCGGATGACCTGTTCGAGTTCGTCCTGGGTCATGTTGCGGATGCGGCGTTCGGCGCACACGCCGTCGCGGATGGATTGCAGGGCGACGTTCACGGCCACCTGGATGCTCAGTTCGCGCAGGTCGCTGATGGGCGGGTAGACGCGCTCGCCGTACTGCGCGGTGAATTCGGCCAGGGTGCGGGCGGCTTCCATGACCATGGTGTCGGTGATTTCGCGGGCGCGGCTGGCGATCGCGCCGAAGCCCAGGCCGGGGAAGATGAACGCGTTGTTGCCCTGCCCGATGGGGTGACGCTGCCCGTCGTACTCGACATCGGGGAAGGGGCTGCCGGACGCGACGATGGCGCCGCCGTGTGTCCAGTGGATGACGTCGGCGGGGCGCGCCTCAACGTGGCTGCTGGGGTTGCTCAGCGGGAACACGATGGGGCGCGGGGTGTGTTCCAGCATGGCCTGGATGCTCTCCTGGCGGAACAGGCCGGGCACGCCGGTGAAGCCCAGCAGCGCCGTGGCGCGCGCGTTCACGAGGACGTCGTGCATGCTGGGGTAATCGCCCTCGTACGTCCAGCCCTGGAGGTCCTCGGGGCGGCGCACGAAGCTCATCTGCTGTTCCTCCAGGTCCGGCTGGCCGTGCATGAGCAGGCCGTGGCGGTCCACGACGAACACGCGGGCGTTCGCGTCAGCAAAGCTCAGGCCGCCCCAGGTCATCAGGCCCTGCCGGATCGCCATGGCCACGCCGATCCCGGCGGCGCCCGCGCCGACGATCACGAACACCTGGTCCTCCAGCTGCTCGCCCTTGATCTGCGCGGCACGCATCAGGCCCGCCAGCGCCATGGCGCCCGTGCCCTGAATGTCGTCGTTGAAGCTGGGCACCACGCGGCGGTAGCGGTCCAGGACGCGGAAGGCGGTGCCGCGGCTGAAGTCCTCCCACTGGATGATCGCCTTCGGGTAGCGGTGCGACACGGCCTCCACGAACGCGTCCAGGAACTCGTCGTACGCGGCGCCGGTGAGGCGCTGGTGGTGCACGCCCAGGTACAGCGGGTCGTCGATCAGGTCCTGGCGGTTCGTGCCGACGTCCAGTTCCACCGGGAGGGTCTTGTCGGGGCCGACGCCCCCGGCGGCGGTGTACAGCGACAGCTTGCCGATGCTGATCGCCATGCCGCCGAAGCCCTGGTCGCCGATGCCGAGGATGGCGCTGCTGTCGGTCGCGACGATCATGCGGACGTCGTTCACGGTGACGTTCTCCAGCATGTCGTCCACCCGGTCGATGTCGCCGGTGCTGACCGTGAAACCGCGCGGGTAGCGGTAGTTGCTGGAGTAGTTCCGGACCGCCTCGCCCACGGTGGGCGTGTAGATGATGGGCAGCATCTCCTCGAGGTGGTCTTCGAGGATGGCGTAGAACAGCACCTCGTTGCGGTCCTGCAGGGCGCGCAGGTACTCGTGTTTTTCCAGGTCGGAGCCGCACTTCAGGTAGCGCAGGTACGTGCGTTCCTTCTGCTCGTCGAAGGTGCTGGTGTGGGGCGGCACGAGGCCCTCCAGATCCAGTTCGCGCCGTTCCTGGGGCGTGAAGGCGGTGGTCTTGTTCAGCAGGGGGTTCTGCAGCAGGGCCAGACCCGTCACGTTCACGCGGATGAAGCGCTGACCGGCCTCATCGCGCTGCACGTCGTAGTACCGGGACACGGGAAGAGATTTCGGCATGACGCTCCAGCATAGCGGCCCCCCGCTGCACCCTGTCCAGGAACACGGCGCACGAAACGCACGCCGCCCCCCAGGCCGCAGCGGACGTCAGTTCAG encodes the following:
- a CDS encoding leucine-rich repeat domain-containing protein codes for the protein MPAALMPVHQHLSDLRGAALLDLPDWSGVRRVNLDGLVLEALPEREAAPDLTALSVYDNALTGVPDWVWTRGGLRTLNLSANRFTALPDALGDLRELRMLDLGHNALAALPDAFAGLHTLAFLYLSHNRLTGLPESMRRLGALTYLNVTDNALTHLPDWLGELRSLTELRLYGNPLEALPDSVGALESLRELHVMNARLSALPASLGGCGALEVLDLQGNALTALPDSLGHLSRLTTLNLRFNALTHLPGTLGDLSALHTLDLRANGLTTLPEELADLPGLRKLDLRWNRIERLPDAFDALIARGGQVYL
- a CDS encoding G8 domain-containing protein; this translates as MPARRPATVLLITAFLTACGSGSGGSGTPTPTPSPTPAPTPAPTPAPTLLSVKWSDPATWGGTLPAAGQKVTLPAGKRVLLDTTPPDLGGLTIPAGSALEFDDTADRTLRAEWVMVHGELRIGSEAKPFTHHAEILLTNKAPGEDVMGMGDRVLGVMDGTLELHGQPRLAWTRLNATARKGSSTLALDRAPDWQPGDNLTLTSTDFNANQTEQVTVQRVSGSTVTLAAPLKYTHWGDPITVAGLSVNERAEVGLLTRNVVVAATDDAAQTGVGAHVMIMGTSTARIEGAEFTRVGQLNTLRRYPVHFHQLGSAPTSYLRGSSVHAAFNRCVVVHGTSGLRVQDNVTYDNIGHCVFLEDGDETGNTLSGNLVTRVRAPDSKLGQTPLLGSDKRPAAYWITHPANTVRNNVAAGVDGTGFWLAFPEHPTGLAAARTDLWPRRTPLGDFSGNVAHGTDRGLNLDGGPKPDGTTEVTSYHPVTTPSDPKSAPVTATLSTFTAYKNRDHGVWLRGRNHVLLNATLADNGVGATFASDDSTLRGGILIGETPNLGQPDAWEPTGTGGRALPRPWDASFPIRGFQFYDGHVTIDGATLAGFTPDATRQASGLGYQTKNAFALIPTNNALNLRWADTSTRAYFPTPEPDKDGDKAATFLDTDGTTTGKAGTTVTASPLLKGAPDCTPNPTWNASTCTGTYARLWLQDTTGGKLAPVNVTGPHGTLQLNGTPSNSTNFSTSTRLGHAYTLTPSAASPHLRLGIEHRQPGDTLTVTLPAAAEPRIYRDWWIDNRNLLKKVTLSALPTTNGDSYAYENGQLTLKLVVQPGRDSAEVEICTADLCK
- a CDS encoding nicotinate phosphoribosyltransferase encodes the protein MTTPLNDHNIILDTDSYKSSHFLQYPKGTTRLFSYLESRGGKYPQTRFFGLQYILDRYLTTRVTAEMVEEARALIEAHGEPFPYEGWMRVVNVHGGRLPLEVRAVPEGTLVPIHNVLLSCTNTDPELPWLVGWFETMLMRVWYPTTVATQSWHIREIIRAALEKTSDRPAEELPFKLHDFGSRGVSSRESAGIGGLAHLINFQGSDTLEALRVARNHYDADIAAFSIPAAEHSTITSWGKAHEVDAYRNMITQFSRPGSIYAVVSDSYDLKNAINTLWGEELKAEVIASGGTLVVRPDSGEPPAMVRLAVNALAAKYGTTTNSKGYKVLNHVRVIQGDGIDEDTIRQILGNLDVDGYSAENVSFGMGGALLQKVDRDTQRFAYKASAGQIDGAYRGIYKDPVTDPGKRSKDGVLDLVQEGGRMVTKAYRTFDTDFPGSLMRTVYKDGELIVRDTLDTIRGRG
- a CDS encoding macro domain-containing protein, with product MNLTGVRFDLRDRHPAVVDAWAAHFAGVDQVRVQVGDIFQDEADALVSPANSFGFMDGGIDLAFSEQFGWDLQARVQERIRRDYHGELLVGQALIVPTLDAVWPHLICAPTMRVPADVSGTPNAFLAFRAALLAVQAHNASGGSPIRRVACPGLGTAIGRIAPDVCARQMRAAFDAVVLGRTPELPTLQDAKLWHVRLTRADL
- the dnaX gene encoding DNA polymerase III subunit gamma/tau, producing MSAIYQRARPVRWEDVVGQEHVKDVLKAALEQGRVGHAYLFSGPRGVGKTTTARLIAMTANCTGPLPKPCGECESCLSVRAGSHPDVMEIDAASNNSVDDVRDLREKVGLAAMRGGKKIYILDEAHMMSRAAFNALLKTLEEPPGHVIFILATTEPEKIIPTILSRCQHYRFRRLTPEEIAGKLAGLAQREGVRAEGDALQLIGRLADGAMRDGESLLERMLAAGTAVTRAGVEEALGLPPGERVRGIAAALVSGDAGAALSGAGHLYRDGFAARTVVEGLVAALGAALHAELGLNPEGRLDGADIPRLLKLQAALDEQESRFARAADQQSLELALTHALLAADSVTGSSAPASAGAGGALPADLAQRLNRLEKELATLRANPPAAQSGPVGEARRAPTPAPGGAGPGPRAASPDPTQPVPAPTGGSWADVTRQASMQLRAFLKPARQHAEPGYVSLGYDDRNAFHAKQVAAKFDDIAKIVLTVFGPVTFELIAPEGGRRVNLGGGQSGGGQAGSTPAPTPDPTPPAPAPARAAPPVREPAPDHGAVPDVAPFDPTRSAPRRPTSTRGPDFAPIDPPQAQASQAQSTQVQPMQAQPPQATPQTQAAPPPRASVATLPPPLPERRVPPASPDDAAPAPLADLESGPWDDTPAAQPASTPRDAGPPPRSERNLYLGEVITEEPDWNAFGGPDLLGDLPPEEDMPFADLSVPRPAPKPTLAPTPAPQEAKAPPQDARATPGRPGDIRAHPVYEDIRNRFGGRVREIGKNRNAPPAPDTTDTDLPEEDDE
- a CDS encoding NAD-dependent malic enzyme; the encoded protein is MPKSLPVSRYYDVQRDEAGQRFIRVNVTGLALLQNPLLNKTTAFTPQERRELDLEGLVPPHTSTFDEQKERTYLRYLKCGSDLEKHEYLRALQDRNEVLFYAILEDHLEEMLPIIYTPTVGEAVRNYSSNYRYPRGFTVSTGDIDRVDDMLENVTVNDVRMIVATDSSAILGIGDQGFGGMAISIGKLSLYTAAGGVGPDKTLPVELDVGTNRQDLIDDPLYLGVHHQRLTGAAYDEFLDAFVEAVSHRYPKAIIQWEDFSRGTAFRVLDRYRRVVPSFNDDIQGTGAMALAGLMRAAQIKGEQLEDQVFVIVGAGAAGIGVAMAIRQGLMTWGGLSFADANARVFVVDRHGLLMHGQPDLEEQQMSFVRRPEDLQGWTYEGDYPSMHDVLVNARATALLGFTGVPGLFRQESIQAMLEHTPRPIVFPLSNPSSHVEARPADVIHWTHGGAIVASGSPFPDVEYDGQRHPIGQGNNAFIFPGLGFGAIASRAREITDTMVMEAARTLAEFTAQYGERVYPPISDLRELSIQVAVNVALQSIRDGVCAERRIRNMTQDELEQVIRDRAWEPRYLPLRKG